Within Bdellovibrionota bacterium, the genomic segment GTGCCAAAGGAGCTATCATGCCCGCACGGGCTCCCGGCACTATGAAGTCAGAAACGATCATCGATCTTCGGAGCGATACGGTCACGCGACCGACTCTGGCCATGCGGAAGGCGATGGCGGAAGCCGTCGTGGGCGACGATGTATTGGGCGACGACCCGACGGTGATCGCTCTCCAGGAAAAAGTGGCCCGACGGCTCGGCAAGGAAGC encodes:
- a CDS encoding beta-eliminating lyase-related protein, producing the protein MKSETIIDLRSDTVTRPTLAMRKAMAEAVVGDDVLGDDPTVIALQEKVARRLGKEA